A portion of the Lampris incognitus isolate fLamInc1 chromosome 9, fLamInc1.hap2, whole genome shotgun sequence genome contains these proteins:
- the tstd3 gene encoding thiosulfate sulfurtransferase/rhodanese-like domain-containing protein 3 gives MSLGRCWRYAGVVSRVLNSRVLPVAHVSTRSLSSLLNTHSRYTHAPTTSDCLRRHSCSSTESTDVTYERLKQLLAGREAVVIDVREPWELREYGNIPGSINVPLGQVNVALQLDSEEFKEKYGGDMPQPTDNIVFTCLAGVRSKKALDTATSLGYNDVQHYPGGWQDWAKNELK, from the exons ATGAGTCTGGGAAGGTGTTGGAGGTACGCAGGAGTGGTTTCACGGGTCTTGAACAGCCGCGTCCTTCCCGTCGCTCATGTCTCCACTCGCTCACTGTCCAGCCTCCTCAATACGCACTCCCGTTACACAC ATGCGCCTACGACATCGGACTGCTTGCGACGTCATTCCTGTTCCTCGACGGAAAGTACAGACGTGACCTATGAACGACTGAAACAGCTCCTCGCCGGCCGGGAGGCGGTGGTCATAGATGTCCGGGAGCCCTGGGAGCTCCGCGAATACGGCAACATCCCGGGGTCAATTAACGTCCCAC TGGGGCAAGTGAATGTTGCCCTCCAGCTGGACTCAGAGGAATTTAAGGAGAAGTATGGaggagatatgccacagccaACAGATAATATTGTCTTCACCTGCCTGGCTGGAGTCAGGAGCAAGAAAGCACTTGACACAGCCACTTCGCTGGGCTACAACGA TGTTCAGCATTATCCTGGTGGATGGCAAGACTGGGCGAAAAATGAACTAAAGTGA